AAATTGTTCAGGAATAATACTGATGATCTCACGTTCTGGGCTAAGCGGAACGACTTGAGCTGCATCCATTACATTCCAGATATCCTCGTCCCCAATTTCCTTATTTTCACTGTTCACAGCTACAATGCCCCGACACGGTTCAAGCGTGACCTGACTTGAAGAAATCCCAACAATGACCTGAGAAATTTCTACGCCAACCATACGTTCAGCTTGGACAATTGCTTTTTTTATAGAATCCACAGTTTTATCGATATCAATGATAATTCCTTTTTTTACTCCTTGCGACTTAACATTTCCCACACCGATAATATTGAGCTGATCATCTGCCATCTCAGCAATAATGACTTTTATTGCCGACGTTCCTATGTCTAAACTTACATAGATTTCACTATCTCCCATTTATCGGCACCTCCTTTATCCATTTTCAAATTAGCCTATTCTGTTCTATTTTATCAGTTTTCATCCTGAATCTATGCAAAACACAAACATTCTTTCTTCTTTAGGTGCCAGCGTAAATCATCTACATTATGATATTGTCAAATTCACTTATTTACAGTCTACACTAAGAATACGTGTAATTAAAGCACAAAGAATAATTTTTAACAACTTTTTAGAATTATTTCACAAAAGGCAAACGTACGTTCTTTTCTATAGCATTACTTCTTTTTTTCCTGCTCTTTATTTTCTTGATTTTGTTTGTAATAGCTTTGGAAATATGAGCCTACCTCTAAGTCAATCGTACCTTTTTGTCCAGGCTTTAATTGGCCAACAATTGACGGGTAATATTTCATCTTTTCAGCAAAAGAAGAAATAGTAGCAGAAACTTTATTCCCGTCATTCATGTAAAGTAAAATGCGCTCCTTATCATTTTTTTCTGGTTGTAAATGGATTTCTGAAATAGCTTGTTTCACATCTTCTGGTAGTTGTTTCAATTCTTTCACCATCGCTTTAAGCGTTTCACCATTTTTAAAACCCACGAAAATCATTTGATTCCCAATTGGAAACTTGCGTGCACGCGAATTCATTAAATAGCCATTTTCTAAAATATCATAGTATAAAGCGCCTTTTTGCTGATAGCCGATCGTATTGTTTTCAGTAATATTAATCTGATAATGATTAATCCCTTCTTTTTTGACTTCAGCTTTTTTAATTAACTTATTTTTTTGTAATGTTTGACTTACTTTCTTATTGTTAATGGCGAAAACAAATTGCTTTTCTTTGATACCACTTTCTGCGCGAACTTCATTTTCTGTCAATTGTTTTGTTCCATTAACATAAATGCCGCCCACTTTACTAAAAGGCGATAAGAAATACAATGTAATCAAAATTAAAATAGCAAAGAAACCGATTAAAATGGCAAGATGGCGAACGAGCTTTTTTTTGCGATATTTCCTTAATTCCGGGATGCGCTTTTCGATGGAAACGATCTTTTTATTTTCAGCCATATTATTCGGACCTTCTTTCTATTTTACCTATTTCATAATACTGAGAGCCACTTTAACTAAATCTTTTGCA
This DNA window, taken from Listeria sp. PSOL-1, encodes the following:
- a CDS encoding cell division protein FtsQ/DivIB, whose protein sequence is MAENKKIVSIEKRIPELRKYRKKKLVRHLAILIGFFAILILITLYFLSPFSKVGGIYVNGTKQLTENEVRAESGIKEKQFVFAINNKKVSQTLQKNKLIKKAEVKKEGINHYQINITENNTIGYQQKGALYYDILENGYLMNSRARKFPIGNQMIFVGFKNGETLKAMVKELKQLPEDVKQAISEIHLQPEKNDKERILLYMNDGNKVSATISSFAEKMKYYPSIVGQLKPGQKGTIDLEVGSYFQSYYKQNQENKEQEKKK